One Paraburkholderia sp. PREW-6R genomic region harbors:
- a CDS encoding SDR family oxidoreductase, whose protein sequence is MSRVALVTGASRGLGVAMAKALARDGWTVAVNYASDTAGAQRVVAAIVDAGGQAATARFDVTDEQAVRDGIAKIVTTLGPVEVIVNNATGPQPYIPVAEQTWDDYLNQLRLFVKAPLLLLQAVLPDWRRRKTGRVINIGSEVVDIGNPLFGHYVAAKGAMLGLTRSWARELGPEGIPVNLVAPGWIPVERHQDDDPQMLEEYRRHTALERIGSPDDVAALVAYLASDKANFITGQTFAVNGGRTLA, encoded by the coding sequence ATGTCAAGGGTCGCCCTCGTGACCGGCGCATCGCGCGGACTCGGTGTGGCGATGGCGAAAGCGCTCGCGCGCGACGGTTGGACCGTCGCCGTCAACTACGCGAGCGACACGGCTGGCGCGCAACGCGTGGTTGCCGCCATTGTCGATGCGGGTGGCCAGGCGGCCACGGCGCGCTTCGACGTGACAGACGAGCAGGCGGTGCGTGATGGCATTGCGAAAATCGTGACGACGCTCGGACCTGTCGAAGTGATCGTCAACAATGCCACCGGCCCGCAGCCCTACATTCCGGTCGCAGAGCAGACGTGGGACGATTATCTGAACCAGTTGCGATTATTCGTCAAGGCGCCGTTGCTGCTGCTGCAGGCCGTGTTGCCCGACTGGCGTCGACGGAAAACGGGGCGGGTCATCAACATCGGCAGTGAAGTCGTGGACATCGGCAACCCGCTGTTCGGGCACTACGTCGCGGCGAAGGGCGCGATGCTCGGACTCACTCGTTCATGGGCACGCGAACTCGGACCCGAGGGCATACCGGTCAATCTGGTGGCGCCGGGATGGATTCCGGTCGAGCGTCACCAGGACGACGACCCGCAAATGCTCGAAGAGTACCGGCGCCATACCGCGCTCGAGCGTATCGGTTCGCCCGATGACGTCGCAGCGCTCGTTGCGTATCTCGCATCCGACAAGGCGAATTTCATTACCGGCCAGACTTTTGCTGTGAACGGCGGACGCACGCTCGCCTGA
- a CDS encoding Gfo/Idh/MocA family oxidoreductase, with the protein MSKEKSICLLGAGRIAKVHLRSLSALGAAQVTAVVDPAREEGERVANAIGAIWYPDFERACSDQVFDGAIIAAPTSLHASLIEACVKRELPVFCEKPVDQSLERVDACLRMVEASAVPVLIAFHRRFDTARREVHAIVQSGRLGRLEHILQISRDPRLPDESFIAHSGGIVKDMLIHDLDELTWLCGTGAVSVQADLKRFVDPPLLARYDDYDTAAITIVFEGGPQCQLSASRRCAYGFDQRLEVFGEKGMVSCPNMHTSTIISAGREGFVGAPLLDHFPQRYESAYAAEMRNFIDVLNGSAQPFCTVRDARAALVLAELVLESVRTGALVRTESL; encoded by the coding sequence ATGTCCAAAGAAAAATCGATTTGCCTGCTGGGTGCGGGGCGTATTGCGAAGGTTCATCTCAGGTCGCTGTCGGCGCTCGGCGCAGCCCAGGTCACCGCCGTCGTCGACCCGGCACGCGAGGAGGGCGAGCGCGTTGCCAACGCGATCGGCGCGATCTGGTATCCGGATTTCGAGCGTGCCTGTAGCGATCAGGTCTTCGACGGCGCGATCATCGCAGCACCGACGAGCCTGCATGCGTCGTTGATCGAAGCCTGCGTGAAGCGCGAGCTGCCCGTGTTCTGCGAGAAGCCTGTTGATCAGTCGCTGGAGCGCGTGGACGCCTGCCTCCGGATGGTCGAAGCGTCGGCCGTGCCGGTCCTGATCGCATTTCATCGCCGCTTCGACACGGCGCGCCGCGAGGTTCATGCGATCGTGCAATCGGGCAGACTCGGTCGGCTCGAACATATCCTGCAGATCAGCCGCGATCCGCGTCTTCCTGACGAAAGTTTCATCGCACACTCAGGCGGTATCGTCAAAGACATGCTGATTCATGATCTGGACGAATTGACCTGGCTGTGCGGTACAGGAGCTGTTTCAGTGCAGGCCGATCTGAAGCGCTTCGTCGATCCTCCCTTGCTCGCCAGATATGACGACTACGATACCGCTGCGATCACGATCGTGTTCGAGGGCGGCCCGCAATGTCAGCTGTCAGCGAGCCGCCGTTGCGCATACGGCTTCGATCAGCGTCTGGAAGTATTCGGTGAGAAAGGCATGGTGTCGTGTCCCAACATGCATACCAGCACGATTATCTCCGCCGGGCGCGAGGGCTTCGTGGGCGCGCCGCTACTCGATCATTTTCCGCAACGCTACGAGTCCGCCTACGCCGCAGAAATGCGCAATTTCATCGACGTTCTCAATGGAAGCGCGCAACCGTTCTGCACCGTTCGCGATGCGCGCGCCGCGCTGGTACTCGCCGAACTCGTTCTTGAGTCTGTGCGCACCGGCGCGCTGGTACGTACCGAATCGCTCTAA
- a CDS encoding maleylacetate reductase: MRAARVVFGAGKLDTLRDEAAHLGAKRALVLSTPEQADLAQKAAAILGDRAVGAFDKVAMHVPINIAIEGREVANRLNADCLVAMGGGSTTGLAKAIALETGLPILAIPTTYAGSEMTAVYGITDGGVKTTGTDWRVLSKTVIYDPGLTLTLPVALSVVSGLNAIAHSAEGLYAQNGNPVISLMAEEGIRAMVAGLRKLVESPMDRPARCDCLYGAWLCGMVLGSVGMALHHKLCHTLGGSFDLPHAQTHAVVLPHAIAYNAVAAPDAAARICRALGTENGNAGGALFDLAQSLGAPVSLKQIGMREAELDRATDIALQKPYWNPRVIDRAAIHALLGAAFDGSRPDE; encoded by the coding sequence ATGCGGGCCGCCCGTGTCGTTTTCGGCGCGGGCAAACTCGACACGCTTCGGGACGAAGCCGCGCATCTCGGGGCGAAGAGAGCGTTGGTCCTTTCCACGCCCGAACAGGCGGACCTTGCGCAGAAAGCCGCGGCGATTCTCGGTGACAGGGCCGTGGGTGCCTTCGACAAAGTGGCGATGCACGTGCCGATCAACATCGCGATCGAAGGCCGCGAGGTGGCGAACCGGCTGAATGCCGACTGTCTGGTCGCGATGGGCGGCGGTTCGACAACGGGGCTGGCGAAAGCGATTGCGCTCGAAACAGGGCTTCCGATACTCGCGATTCCCACTACTTACGCGGGTTCGGAAATGACCGCCGTGTATGGCATCACGGACGGGGGCGTCAAGACTACGGGAACCGATTGGCGCGTGTTATCAAAAACTGTGATCTACGATCCCGGATTGACGCTGACGTTGCCGGTGGCTTTGTCGGTCGTGAGCGGTCTCAATGCGATTGCACACAGTGCCGAAGGCCTCTACGCGCAGAATGGCAATCCCGTTATCAGCCTGATGGCCGAAGAGGGAATACGGGCGATGGTGGCAGGGTTGAGAAAGCTGGTGGAGAGCCCGATGGATAGGCCAGCGCGTTGCGACTGTCTGTACGGTGCGTGGTTGTGCGGCATGGTGTTGGGAAGCGTTGGCATGGCGCTGCATCATAAGCTCTGTCATACGCTTGGCGGCAGTTTCGATCTGCCTCATGCGCAAACCCATGCAGTGGTGTTGCCGCATGCGATCGCATACAACGCCGTGGCCGCGCCCGATGCGGCCGCACGGATTTGCCGTGCACTAGGTACCGAGAATGGTAACGCCGGCGGCGCCCTGTTCGATCTCGCACAATCTCTCGGTGCTCCAGTTTCACTGAAGCAGATCGGCATGAGAGAGGCCGAGCTTGACCGCGCGACTGATATCGCGCTGCAAAAGCCTTACTGGAATCCGCGCGTGATCGATCGTGCGGCGATTCATGCACTCCTTGGCGCTGCTTTTGACGGGTCCAGGCCGGATGAATGA
- a CDS encoding TetR/AcrR family transcriptional regulator, with protein sequence MSIVKRKARERAARYELILNTALELAAAEGWEAVTTRRLAALIQYSQPVLYSHFKGKAEIMAAIAMRGFEQLATELKNAAGSADALHAACTAYLQFAASQPVVYEAMFVSPTELLFASEQTPTALRDAFDALVTALGPDQEDLVFTAEVLWSALHGMVVLSQSKRLPVDGDRDRLDVLIRKFRRSC encoded by the coding sequence ATGTCAATCGTTAAACGAAAGGCGCGCGAGCGGGCAGCGCGCTATGAGCTCATCCTGAATACCGCGCTCGAACTGGCCGCGGCGGAAGGCTGGGAGGCAGTCACAACGCGCCGCCTCGCCGCGCTGATCCAGTACAGCCAGCCGGTCCTGTACAGCCACTTCAAAGGCAAGGCTGAGATCATGGCGGCGATCGCCATGAGAGGGTTTGAACAGCTGGCGACCGAATTAAAAAACGCAGCTGGCAGCGCCGACGCCCTGCACGCAGCCTGCACCGCCTATCTGCAATTCGCCGCTTCACAGCCGGTGGTCTACGAGGCGATGTTCGTCTCGCCGACCGAACTGTTGTTTGCCAGCGAGCAAACGCCGACGGCACTCCGGGACGCTTTCGACGCGCTGGTCACCGCACTCGGGCCGGATCAGGAAGATCTGGTGTTCACGGCCGAAGTGCTGTGGAGCGCGCTGCATGGGATGGTCGTCCTCTCGCAGTCCAAACGCCTCCCAGTTGACGGAGACAGGGATCGGTTAGACGTTCTGATCCGAAAATTCAGGCGCTCTTGCTAA